A genomic segment from Desulfurellaceae bacterium encodes:
- the gnd gene encoding decarboxylating 6-phosphogluconate dehydrogenase has translation MQVGMIGLGRMGANLVRRLLLGGHECVVYDQESGRIGQLLDEGARGASAVSDLLQHLSPPRVVWLMLPAGSVTEELVSVVAEGLAAGDIIIDGGNSYFKDDIRRAQALQPKGIHYLDVGTSGGVWGLERGYCLMIGGPEAVVRQLEPIFRSLAPGRDQAAPTPGRTSGGTAEHGYVYCGPTGAGHFVKMIHNGIEYGLMQAYAEGFDILRSANQPGLPEDYRYEFNLADIAEVWRRGSVVSSWLLDLTATALAESPELEAYSGLVEDSGEGRWTVMTAVEEAVPAQVLSAALSARFRSRRSPTFADKLLSAMRRKFGGHDEGKPKT, from the coding sequence ATGCAAGTCGGCATGATTGGCCTGGGACGCATGGGAGCAAACCTGGTTCGCAGACTCCTGCTGGGCGGGCACGAGTGTGTAGTCTACGATCAGGAGTCTGGCAGGATAGGCCAGCTGCTTGATGAGGGAGCGCGCGGAGCGAGCGCTGTCAGCGACCTGCTCCAACACCTCAGCCCGCCCCGTGTCGTGTGGCTCATGCTGCCGGCCGGTTCGGTCACCGAAGAGCTTGTGTCGGTCGTGGCTGAGGGCTTGGCGGCCGGAGACATCATCATTGACGGGGGGAACAGCTATTTCAAAGACGATATTCGGCGCGCTCAGGCTCTACAGCCAAAGGGGATTCACTATCTTGATGTGGGCACCAGCGGCGGGGTGTGGGGCCTGGAGCGCGGCTATTGCCTGATGATCGGTGGGCCTGAGGCTGTTGTCCGGCAGCTTGAGCCGATCTTTCGCAGCCTTGCCCCGGGACGGGACCAGGCAGCCCCCACGCCAGGCCGAACCTCGGGCGGAACCGCCGAGCATGGCTATGTGTACTGCGGACCGACCGGGGCCGGCCACTTTGTGAAAATGATCCACAACGGGATTGAATACGGGCTGATGCAAGCCTATGCCGAGGGTTTTGATATTCTGCGCAGCGCCAATCAGCCCGGCCTGCCCGAAGACTACCGCTACGAGTTCAATCTGGCCGATATTGCCGAGGTCTGGCGCCGTGGCAGCGTGGTCTCTTCGTGGCTGCTCGACCTGACGGCGACGGCGCTGGCCGAGAGTCCCGAGCTTGAGGCCTATAGCGGGCTTGTCGAAGACTCGGGCGAGGGACGCTGGACGGTGATGACCGCAGTTGAGGAAGCCGTGCCGGCCCAGGTCTTGTCCGCGGCTCTGTCCGCCCGCTTCCGATCTCGCCGCAGCCCGACGTTTG